The following proteins come from a genomic window of Streptomyces sp. GS7:
- a CDS encoding pyridoxine/pyridoxamine 5'-phosphate oxidase, with the protein MADLRQLLRDLPVFGGDPPAFDPADTPDDPVDLFTAWLLGAIRAQIPEPHAMTVSTAGADGNPSARTLILKDLDTDGWRFAAHDDSTKGRELTARPYAALTFYWQPLARQVRVRGPVVRESAERSAADFRARGAGARAEALIGRQSTPLTGPAERDAEVSASAARLARDPDLVPPQWTLHTVRAESVEFWQGDKERNHTRLLYRRTGATWQKGLLWP; encoded by the coding sequence ATGGCCGACCTGCGTCAACTGCTCCGCGATCTCCCGGTGTTCGGAGGCGATCCGCCTGCCTTCGACCCGGCGGACACGCCCGACGACCCCGTGGACCTGTTCACCGCCTGGCTCCTCGGCGCCATCCGGGCGCAGATCCCCGAACCCCACGCGATGACGGTCTCCACCGCCGGCGCCGACGGCAACCCGTCCGCCCGCACCCTGATCCTCAAGGACCTCGACACGGACGGCTGGCGGTTCGCCGCGCACGACGACAGCACCAAGGGCCGCGAGCTGACCGCCCGCCCGTATGCCGCGCTGACCTTCTACTGGCAGCCGCTTGCCCGCCAAGTGCGCGTACGGGGGCCGGTGGTGCGGGAGAGCGCGGAGCGGTCCGCCGCCGACTTCCGCGCCCGGGGCGCCGGGGCGCGCGCCGAGGCACTGATCGGCCGGCAGAGCACCCCGCTGACCGGCCCCGCCGAGCGGGACGCCGAGGTGTCCGCCTCCGCCGCCCGCCTCGCCCGGGACCCCGACCTGGTGCCGCCGCAGTGGACGCTGCACACCGTCCGGGCGGAGTCGGTGGAGTTCTGGCAGGGCGACAAGGAGCGCAACCACACCCGGCTCCTGTACCGCCGGACCGGCGCGACGTGGCAGAAGGGACTCCTGTGGCCATGA
- a CDS encoding CGNR zinc finger domain-containing protein, producing MDATRLALDLAVTIRHDGHGGVADDLTDTAGLAAWVAERAALLDGCQDLGTPDASLLAAVRELRAAVRSLFARAVRPGPPSSADAHRLLREDEAIRRLNAAAARVPTAPRLSWEPGAPPALRDLPAGTPPTADRLTAALARAAIAFLHGPDRERLRACLAPRCVRYFVKDHPRQEWCTPSCGNRARVARHHERHREQHGGAPGNPTG from the coding sequence ATGGATGCAACACGGCTCGCCCTGGATCTCGCGGTCACCATCCGCCACGACGGGCACGGCGGCGTCGCCGACGATCTGACCGACACCGCGGGACTCGCGGCATGGGTGGCGGAACGTGCCGCCCTCCTGGACGGCTGCCAGGACCTGGGCACCCCGGACGCGTCGCTGCTCGCCGCCGTCCGGGAGCTGCGGGCCGCCGTCCGGTCGCTGTTCGCCCGCGCCGTCCGCCCCGGACCGCCCAGCTCCGCCGACGCCCACCGGCTGCTCCGCGAGGACGAGGCGATCCGCCGGCTGAACGCCGCCGCGGCCCGGGTCCCGACCGCCCCCCGGCTCAGCTGGGAGCCGGGAGCACCGCCCGCACTGCGCGACCTCCCGGCCGGCACCCCGCCGACCGCCGACCGGCTCACCGCCGCGCTCGCCCGCGCCGCCATCGCCTTCCTCCACGGCCCGGACCGCGAACGGCTGCGCGCCTGCCTGGCCCCGCGCTGTGTGCGCTACTTCGTCAAGGACCACCCCCGCCAGGAGTGGTGCACGCCCTCCTGCGGCAACCGCGCCCGGGTCGCCCGGCACCACGAACGGCACCGCGAGCAACACGGCGGCGCGCCCGGGAATCCGACCGGCTGA
- a CDS encoding peptidoglycan recognition protein family protein — protein sequence MRGSAPEDDTRPHRPALRRSATAVAAAVLLLPLVSAAPSAQARQPRSDTLQHAFGEAAARFHVPRSVLMGVSYLESRWDGHGGAPSVSGGYGPMHLTDARAAVAGQPEFSADGEDARGDTARTRRTVPATQRRRAVLPAQVPARLRTLPQAARLTGLPAATLRTDSAANVMGGAALLAAAQRGLGLPASSDPAKWYAAVARYGGEDSARGGAAFANDVYAVMRRGQSRTTDAGQRVTLAAAPALTPDPSQAKRIGASAGSARRAAGHGSAGELECPWSVACESWPAPYEVYDKTNYGNHDLANRPKDQRIDTIVIHDTEGSWETSLRLIKDPKYVSWHYTVRSSDGLIAQHVPTKDVAWHAGNWFVNSHSIGIEHEGFLAAPDAWYTEAMYLTSARLVTYLAHKYGIPLDRQHILGHDNVPGTTTSTIPGMHTDPGPYWDWAHYFTLLGRPFLPTAGPRGGLVTIRPLYQLNRPVYTGCEKDGRQCPVHGSTAVRLHTAPSDDAPLIRDIGLHPDGSATTTGVNDTGARATTGQRFAVAGRSGDWTAIWYLGQKAWFRNPLGMPTAVDAKGPVATPKAGRAEIPVYGRAYPETAAYPSKVPVQAVSPLPYKLLAGQAYAVGGRVRSDYFYSPTYDLAQHAVVRGRDVYYEIQLGHRVGYVRAADVDVRSSEAPASGP from the coding sequence TTGCGAGGATCCGCCCCGGAAGACGACACCAGACCCCACCGTCCCGCCCTGCGCAGGTCCGCCACCGCCGTCGCCGCCGCGGTACTGCTGCTGCCGCTGGTCTCGGCGGCCCCGTCCGCGCAGGCCCGGCAGCCCCGTTCGGACACCCTCCAGCATGCCTTCGGCGAGGCCGCCGCGCGCTTCCATGTGCCACGCAGTGTGCTGATGGGCGTCTCGTACCTGGAGTCCCGCTGGGACGGCCACGGCGGCGCGCCCAGCGTCTCCGGGGGCTACGGCCCGATGCACCTGACCGACGCCCGTGCGGCCGTGGCGGGGCAGCCGGAGTTCAGCGCGGACGGCGAGGACGCCCGCGGCGACACCGCCCGGACCCGCCGTACGGTACCGGCCACGCAGCGGCGCCGGGCGGTGCTGCCCGCCCAAGTCCCGGCCCGACTACGGACGTTGCCGCAGGCCGCGCGACTGACCGGGCTGCCGGCGGCGACGCTGCGCACCGACTCCGCGGCGAACGTGATGGGCGGCGCCGCGCTGCTGGCCGCGGCGCAGCGCGGGCTGGGGCTGCCGGCCAGCAGCGACCCGGCGAAGTGGTACGCGGCGGTGGCGCGCTACGGCGGCGAGGACAGCGCACGCGGCGGCGCCGCCTTCGCGAACGACGTGTACGCGGTGATGCGCCGGGGGCAGTCGCGGACCACCGACGCCGGGCAGCGGGTCACCCTGGCCGCCGCACCGGCGCTCACCCCCGACCCCTCCCAGGCGAAACGTATCGGCGCGTCCGCCGGCTCCGCGCGGCGGGCCGCCGGCCACGGCTCCGCCGGTGAGCTGGAGTGCCCCTGGTCCGTCGCGTGCGAGTCCTGGCCGGCTCCGTACGAGGTGTACGACAAGACCAACTACGGCAACCACGACCTGGCGAACCGCCCCAAGGACCAGCGGATCGACACCATCGTCATCCATGACACCGAGGGTTCCTGGGAGACCAGCCTTCGGCTGATCAAGGACCCCAAGTACGTCTCCTGGCACTACACCGTCCGCTCCTCGGACGGACTGATCGCGCAGCACGTGCCGACCAAGGACGTCGCCTGGCACGCGGGCAACTGGTTCGTGAACTCGCACTCGATCGGCATCGAGCACGAGGGCTTCCTCGCGGCGCCGGACGCCTGGTACACCGAGGCGATGTACCTGACGTCGGCCCGCCTGGTGACGTACCTGGCCCACAAGTACGGCATCCCGCTGGACCGGCAGCACATCCTGGGCCATGACAACGTCCCCGGCACCACGACGTCCACGATCCCCGGGATGCACACCGACCCGGGGCCGTACTGGGACTGGGCGCACTACTTCACCCTGCTGGGCCGGCCGTTCCTCCCCACCGCGGGCCCGCGCGGCGGCCTGGTGACCATCCGGCCTCTCTACCAGCTGAACCGGCCGGTCTACACGGGCTGCGAGAAGGACGGGCGGCAGTGCCCGGTCCACGGCTCCACGGCCGTCCGGCTGCACACCGCGCCGAGCGACGACGCCCCGCTGATCCGGGACATCGGACTGCATCCGGACGGCTCCGCCACGACGACCGGGGTCAACGACACGGGGGCGCGGGCAACGACGGGCCAGCGGTTCGCGGTGGCCGGCCGATCCGGCGACTGGACGGCGATCTGGTACCTCGGGCAGAAGGCGTGGTTCCGCAATCCGCTCGGCATGCCGACGGCCGTGGACGCCAAGGGCCCGGTCGCCACCCCGAAGGCCGGCCGGGCGGAGATCCCGGTCTACGGACGGGCGTACCCGGAGACCGCCGCCTACCCGTCGAAGGTGCCGGTGCAGGCGGTCTCCCCGCTGCCGTACAAGCTCCTCGCCGGTCAGGCGTACGCGGTCGGCGGGCGGGTGCGGAGCGACTACTTCTACTCGCCGACCTACGACCTCGCCCAGCATGCGGTCGTCCGCGGCCGGGACGTGTACTACGAGATCCAGCTCGGCCACCGGGTGGGGTATGTGCGGGCCGCCGATGTCGACGTCAGGTCCTCGGAGGCACCGGCGTCGGGGCCCTAG
- a CDS encoding aminoglycoside phosphotransferase family protein: MYAASSAVTAPTRTYRPHPAGSGPYLDPSPSAGAVTGLPGGRNRRAQGMGTQPLSGRLDLSGPQGAQLRAAVASVHRICPEFNPVQVLRRSGKSVLLVGTTGRTSAVAKCLLDHSPAWVESFRQEISAYRAFVRHRPPVRVPRLVAADPDNCTLVVERMPGRVAALTRHPSEAPPRADVRAALGAICRVNAWRPPAGLFDAPLDYAGRIGRYHDLGLLTDRDLGDLQKLLHGLSHTQGQFCHGDALLNNVLLSPAGPVLLDWDNAGWYLPGYDLATLWSVLGDAPVARRHISQLAQSAGTASRDAFLVNLMLVLTREIRRYETAVQRTMREPTPTGTPGPGQPGVPAAGEEQRLLLRRLHDDCQMARRAVRAAVGTR, encoded by the coding sequence ATGTATGCAGCATCGTCCGCCGTGACCGCCCCCACCCGGACGTACCGCCCGCATCCTGCCGGCAGCGGGCCGTATCTCGATCCCTCCCCTTCCGCGGGGGCGGTGACCGGTCTCCCCGGCGGCCGGAACCGGCGGGCACAGGGGATGGGCACCCAACCGCTCAGCGGGAGACTCGACTTGTCCGGCCCCCAGGGCGCCCAGCTGCGCGCCGCCGTAGCCTCGGTGCACCGCATCTGTCCGGAGTTCAATCCGGTCCAGGTGCTGCGCCGCAGTGGAAAGTCCGTGCTCCTGGTGGGCACGACCGGTCGGACGAGCGCGGTCGCCAAGTGTTTACTGGACCATTCGCCCGCGTGGGTCGAGAGCTTCCGGCAGGAAATAAGCGCGTACCGGGCGTTCGTCCGGCACCGTCCACCGGTCCGGGTGCCGCGTCTGGTGGCGGCCGATCCCGACAACTGCACGCTGGTGGTGGAGCGCATGCCGGGCCGGGTGGCGGCCCTGACCCGGCACCCCTCCGAGGCGCCGCCGCGGGCCGATGTGCGGGCCGCGCTCGGGGCGATCTGCCGGGTCAACGCCTGGCGTCCGCCCGCCGGGCTGTTCGACGCCCCCCTGGACTACGCGGGCCGGATCGGGCGCTACCACGACCTGGGGCTGCTCACCGACCGCGATCTGGGTGATCTCCAGAAGCTGCTGCACGGCCTCTCGCACACCCAGGGCCAGTTCTGCCACGGCGACGCACTGCTGAACAACGTCCTGCTGTCCCCCGCGGGCCCGGTGCTGCTCGACTGGGACAACGCGGGCTGGTACCTGCCGGGCTACGACCTCGCCACCCTGTGGTCGGTGCTCGGCGACGCGCCGGTGGCCCGCCGGCACATCAGCCAGCTCGCCCAGTCCGCGGGCACCGCCTCGCGGGACGCCTTCCTGGTGAATCTGATGCTGGTGCTGACCCGCGAGATCCGTCGCTACGAGACCGCGGTCCAGCGCACCATGCGCGAGCCCACGCCGACCGGGACACCGGGTCCGGGACAGCCCGGGGTGCCCGCGGCGGGCGAGGAGCAGCGGCTGCTCCTGCGCCGACTGCACGACGACTGCCAGATGGCACGCCGTGCGGTACGGGCGGCGGTCGGCACTCGCTGA